One window of Metopolophium dirhodum isolate CAU chromosome 3, ASM1992520v1, whole genome shotgun sequence genomic DNA carries:
- the LOC132940735 gene encoding uncharacterized protein LOC132940735 isoform X3, giving the protein MMAGYVLNRPGALLRLLSANANNNNGAATTLHDRFNVQVRHLHKKVKRSIPWVPPRSKFEGNAKAIASRGFLRPLKEYDPPLDIKNVIIKIANNTVNQTNVSYSLNRNEKIRLLKKCEELVDHQVPNSLLHTMNTLGDVFEFYETPVDTVVPYDALQNRELPPNLHILSNYHRFHPETDLMFDGVTAFPRSSNLVTGLKTKKKYKGFTTLSPYDYKD; this is encoded by the exons ATGATGGCCGGATACGTTTTAAATCGGCCGGGCGCCTTACTACGTTTGTTATCAGCGAACGCCAACAACAACAACGGTGCTGCCACGACTTTGCACGACCGATTCAACGTTcag GTTAGacatttacataaaaaagtaaaaagaagTATACCATGGGTACCTCCACGAAGCAAATTTGAAGGAAATGCAAAGGCCATAGCATCAAGAGG ATTTTTAAGGCCACTTAAAGAATATGATCCTCCATTAGATATCAAGAACgtcataataaaaatagcaaATAATACAGTTAATCAAACCAATGTATCATACTCACTAAATAGAAATGAAAAAATCcgtttactaaaaaaatgtgaagAACTGGTTGACCACCAAGTACCAAATTCGCTTTTACATACTATGAATACTTTag gtgatgtatttgaattttatgagACACCTGTAGATACAGTTGTACCATATGATGCACTTCAGAATCGTGAGCTCCCCCCTAATCTCCATATATTATCAAACTATCATAGGTTCCACCCAGAGACAGATCTAATGTTTGATGGTGTCACTGCATTCCCACGCAGTTCCAACTTGGTTACTGgattaaaaacgaaaaagaaATACAAAGGATTTACCACTTTGTCTCCTTATGATTATAAagattaa
- the LOC132940735 gene encoding uncharacterized protein LOC132940735 isoform X1, whose product MFDDGESRKMADTPTHTLAHARTHSLSHALATRRTRAPDWLNTRHMVNTVVTRIAATAVKTYAAAAPPDLFLFLKATTTTTMMAGYVLNRPGALLRLLSANANNNNGAATTLHDRFNVQVRHLHKKVKRSIPWVPPRSKFEGNAKAIASRGFLRPLKEYDPPLDIKNVIIKIANNTVNQTNVSYSLNRNEKIRLLKKCEELVDHQVPNSLLHTMNTLGDVFEFYETPVDTVVPYDALQNRELPPNLHILSNYHRFHPETDLMFDGVTAFPRSSNLVTGLKTKKKYKGFTTLSPYDYKD is encoded by the exons ATGTTCGACGACGGCGAGTCGCGTAAAATGGCGGACACACCAACACACACACtcgcgcacgcacgcacgcactcACTCTCGCACGCACTCGCAACCCGAAGGACCCGCGCACCCGATTGGCTCAACACCCGTCACATGGTTAACACAGTGGTAACCAGAATTGCGGCCACTGCGGTAAAAACATACGCCGCCGCCGCACCACCAGA tttatttttatttttgaaagctACAACGACAACGACGATGATGGCCGGATACGTTTTAAATCGGCCGGGCGCCTTACTACGTTTGTTATCAGCGAACGCCAACAACAACAACGGTGCTGCCACGACTTTGCACGACCGATTCAACGTTcag GTTAGacatttacataaaaaagtaaaaagaagTATACCATGGGTACCTCCACGAAGCAAATTTGAAGGAAATGCAAAGGCCATAGCATCAAGAGG ATTTTTAAGGCCACTTAAAGAATATGATCCTCCATTAGATATCAAGAACgtcataataaaaatagcaaATAATACAGTTAATCAAACCAATGTATCATACTCACTAAATAGAAATGAAAAAATCcgtttactaaaaaaatgtgaagAACTGGTTGACCACCAAGTACCAAATTCGCTTTTACATACTATGAATACTTTag gtgatgtatttgaattttatgagACACCTGTAGATACAGTTGTACCATATGATGCACTTCAGAATCGTGAGCTCCCCCCTAATCTCCATATATTATCAAACTATCATAGGTTCCACCCAGAGACAGATCTAATGTTTGATGGTGTCACTGCATTCCCACGCAGTTCCAACTTGGTTACTGgattaaaaacgaaaaagaaATACAAAGGATTTACCACTTTGTCTCCTTATGATTATAAagattaa
- the LOC132940735 gene encoding uncharacterized protein LOC132940735 isoform X2: protein MISTTTTTMMAGYVLNRPGALLRLLSANANNNNGAATTLHDRFNVQVRHLHKKVKRSIPWVPPRSKFEGNAKAIASRGFLRPLKEYDPPLDIKNVIIKIANNTVNQTNVSYSLNRNEKIRLLKKCEELVDHQVPNSLLHTMNTLGDVFEFYETPVDTVVPYDALQNRELPPNLHILSNYHRFHPETDLMFDGVTAFPRSSNLVTGLKTKKKYKGFTTLSPYDYKD from the exons ATGATAT ctACAACGACAACGACGATGATGGCCGGATACGTTTTAAATCGGCCGGGCGCCTTACTACGTTTGTTATCAGCGAACGCCAACAACAACAACGGTGCTGCCACGACTTTGCACGACCGATTCAACGTTcag GTTAGacatttacataaaaaagtaaaaagaagTATACCATGGGTACCTCCACGAAGCAAATTTGAAGGAAATGCAAAGGCCATAGCATCAAGAGG ATTTTTAAGGCCACTTAAAGAATATGATCCTCCATTAGATATCAAGAACgtcataataaaaatagcaaATAATACAGTTAATCAAACCAATGTATCATACTCACTAAATAGAAATGAAAAAATCcgtttactaaaaaaatgtgaagAACTGGTTGACCACCAAGTACCAAATTCGCTTTTACATACTATGAATACTTTag gtgatgtatttgaattttatgagACACCTGTAGATACAGTTGTACCATATGATGCACTTCAGAATCGTGAGCTCCCCCCTAATCTCCATATATTATCAAACTATCATAGGTTCCACCCAGAGACAGATCTAATGTTTGATGGTGTCACTGCATTCCCACGCAGTTCCAACTTGGTTACTGgattaaaaacgaaaaagaaATACAAAGGATTTACCACTTTGTCTCCTTATGATTATAAagattaa